Proteins encoded within one genomic window of Cryptosporangium aurantiacum:
- a CDS encoding alpha/beta fold hydrolase — MSEYDVVLVHGGWHGPWCWEAVEADLRTAGLRPRTVELPMRSLAEDAEVLRSDLGAKHPDRRVVVVGHSYAGAVVSSAGHQADRLVYVAAIALRKGQTITDSVGAGFGLVPGIAVDQASEETRLTAECMPYFYNLCDDATRDRVLGRLRPFGAACIFEAMAEPAAWESVPSTYVICTEDRVLPLDYQRARADEMQAQVEIVADHSPFASAEPALVDAIVHAAAQV; from the coding sequence GTGAGTGAGTACGACGTGGTTCTCGTGCACGGCGGATGGCACGGCCCGTGGTGCTGGGAGGCCGTGGAAGCGGATCTGCGGACTGCGGGCTTGAGACCGCGCACCGTGGAGCTGCCCATGCGCTCGCTGGCGGAGGACGCCGAGGTGTTGCGCTCGGACCTCGGGGCCAAGCACCCGGACCGGCGCGTGGTGGTGGTCGGCCACTCGTACGCGGGTGCGGTGGTCAGTTCCGCGGGTCACCAGGCGGATCGACTCGTCTATGTCGCGGCGATCGCACTCCGGAAGGGGCAGACGATCACCGATTCCGTCGGTGCCGGCTTCGGGTTGGTCCCAGGAATCGCGGTTGATCAAGCGTCGGAGGAGACCCGGCTGACTGCCGAGTGCATGCCCTACTTCTACAACCTCTGCGACGACGCGACTCGAGACCGGGTGCTCGGTCGCCTCCGTCCGTTCGGCGCCGCGTGCATCTTCGAGGCGATGGCCGAACCGGCGGCGTGGGAGAGCGTCCCGTCCACGTACGTGATCTGTACGGAGGACCGCGTGCTGCCCTTGGATTACCAGCGCGCCCGCGCCGACGAGATGCAAGCTCAGGTGGAGATCGTTGCTGACCATTCGCCGTTCGCCTCGGCCGAACCCGCACTGGTCGACGCGATCGTCCACGCCGCGGCCCAGGTCTGA
- a CDS encoding MFS transporter encodes MDARNPRRWWILVVLCLSSLVLVIDNMALTVAVPEMTADIGANAQDIQWILDSYILVFAGLLLTSGSLGDRFGRRRIMLIGLLVFGAASLAAVFCTNPGEVIAARVAMGVGGALIMPSTLSILIVVFDAEERGKAMAAWGSVSMLGLVGSPVLGGVLIDHFSWRSIFFLNVPVVVLAILAAITLMPESKGPWQKPDPLGAVLSAVGMTALIWWIIEIPRHGAFEGRSAVTLAVAVVALVGFVIWENRTSDPMVPLVLFKHRNFRGGSLSLTLVQIGNGGLLLVLTQYLQFVLGYSPVKAGFAFVPLAVAALIGNAAGAGLAAKVGNRLLVLVGMLAMSASFALLATVSADSGFTLPAVGLGLLGLGAGLAMPAAINALMGTIPAEKAGVGSALNDTIQQAGAALGIAILGSLLSSGYTRQMPADAPEHAKRSIAEALAGSSGDAGLVHAAREAFTASMSLTFTLSAVAVLGAAIVATLIMRDQKPAPTEEPVPVG; translated from the coding sequence ATGGACGCCCGCAACCCACGCCGCTGGTGGATCCTGGTCGTGCTGTGCCTGAGTTCGCTGGTGCTGGTCATCGACAACATGGCGCTGACCGTCGCCGTGCCGGAGATGACCGCGGACATCGGCGCGAACGCACAGGACATCCAGTGGATCCTGGACTCCTACATCCTGGTCTTCGCCGGTCTCCTGCTCACCTCGGGAAGCCTCGGCGACCGATTCGGCCGCCGACGGATCATGCTGATCGGCTTACTGGTGTTCGGAGCCGCGTCGCTCGCCGCGGTCTTCTGCACCAACCCCGGTGAGGTGATCGCCGCGCGGGTAGCGATGGGTGTCGGCGGCGCGCTGATCATGCCGTCCACGCTGTCGATCCTGATCGTCGTCTTCGACGCGGAGGAACGTGGCAAGGCGATGGCGGCGTGGGGTTCGGTGTCGATGCTCGGCCTGGTCGGCAGCCCCGTGCTGGGCGGCGTCCTGATCGACCACTTCTCCTGGCGCTCGATCTTCTTCCTCAACGTGCCGGTGGTCGTGCTGGCGATCCTGGCCGCGATCACGCTCATGCCGGAGTCGAAGGGGCCGTGGCAGAAGCCCGACCCGCTCGGCGCCGTGCTCTCCGCGGTCGGCATGACGGCGCTGATCTGGTGGATCATCGAGATCCCGCGGCACGGCGCGTTCGAGGGCCGGTCCGCGGTCACCCTGGCCGTCGCGGTGGTCGCTCTGGTCGGCTTCGTGATCTGGGAGAACCGCACCTCGGATCCGATGGTGCCGCTGGTCCTGTTCAAGCACCGCAACTTCCGCGGCGGCTCGCTCTCCCTGACGCTCGTGCAGATCGGCAACGGCGGCCTGCTCCTGGTGCTGACCCAGTATCTGCAGTTCGTGCTCGGCTACTCGCCGGTCAAGGCGGGCTTCGCATTCGTGCCGCTGGCCGTCGCCGCCCTGATCGGCAACGCTGCGGGCGCCGGGCTCGCCGCGAAGGTCGGCAACCGCCTGCTGGTTCTGGTCGGAATGCTGGCGATGTCCGCGTCCTTCGCACTGCTGGCCACGGTCTCGGCCGACAGCGGCTTCACCCTGCCCGCCGTCGGACTCGGGCTGCTCGGCCTCGGCGCCGGCCTGGCGATGCCTGCCGCGATTAACGCGCTGATGGGCACCATTCCGGCGGAGAAGGCCGGCGTCGGATCGGCCCTGAACGACACGATCCAGCAGGCCGGTGCCGCGCTCGGTATCGCGATTCTCGGCTCGCTCCTCTCCAGTGGTTACACCCGCCAGATGCCCGCCGACGCACCGGAGCACGCGAAGCGCTCGATCGCCGAGGCGCTCGCCGGGTCTTCTGGCGACGCCGGTCTGGTGCACGCCGCACGAGAGGCCTTCACCGCCTCGATGTCGCTGACCTTCACGCTGAGCGCGGTCGCGGTGTTGGGCGCCGCGATCGTGGCCACGCTGATCATGCGCGACCAGAAGCCGGCGCCGACGGAGGAACCCGTGCCGGTTGGCTGA
- a CDS encoding penicillin-binding protein, which produces MKLPQDRTLANVVSLVLCGILAGVVIAAAAFPAVGVSGLTAKSASDSFSDLPAEIKIPPVPQVTTLYASDGKTEIARFFDENRRNVKLADVAPVMRQAIVAAEDNRFYEHQGVDARGIVRAFVRNQSNGQVTQGASTLTQQYVRSILKYGATNDEELRLATEDTAGRKLREMRYAIALEKELTKDQILENYLNITFFGNQGYGIYAASYVYFSKPPSQLTLPEAAMIAGMAQNPTQYNPVDNEQFGKKPALDRREYVLNQMVKLKYITQAEADAAKKTDLGLKPKSAPQSCENGNTAYGFFCGWFLDWWKSNPAFGKTRTEREDNLRKGGYKIVSSLDVRMQKAAQQEIDERLDAGSRFATGIVMVEPGTGRVKAMAINRKYGIKKNPGGKTYPYTVNPLLSGSSISPGYQAGSTFKMFTAIAALEKGIPLSNTIYAQDRYVSQYFGPCKTGGNRYCPKNASPTMKGLQTMSSAFGESANTYFLPLEEQVSVKAAVSAAEKAGVEFRASVDLENKADAQTDSTAWGSFTLGTAQVSPLDMATAYATIAARGKYCAPLPLKSIADQDGKQLTELSTPSCKQTIPQQVADAAADMARCPVGDNSMVGISCTHPGGGRTAASVGRVIDRPVAGKTGTTDDNNAAWFVGFTPNLAAAGFLANPDKYLDSVPNTQIPIDATRQAMNTALQKLPVKQFVAPTSKLAYGIRVTVPDTTGDSVEAATNKLRDAGFEVRLSPVRESSEVGEGRVARTDPSGGSDSTKGSVVTIVVSNGEPPAPRTPEPGGDAGDQIRDQICSANPDLPMCQTEGAQPN; this is translated from the coding sequence GTGAAGTTGCCTCAGGACCGCACGCTCGCCAATGTCGTCTCACTGGTGCTGTGCGGAATCCTCGCCGGTGTGGTGATCGCCGCCGCGGCCTTTCCCGCGGTGGGTGTGTCCGGTTTAACCGCTAAGTCGGCCTCGGATTCCTTCAGCGACCTGCCGGCTGAGATCAAGATCCCACCGGTACCGCAGGTGACGACCCTCTACGCCAGCGACGGCAAGACGGAGATCGCCCGGTTCTTCGACGAGAACCGCCGGAACGTGAAGCTCGCCGACGTCGCACCGGTCATGCGGCAGGCGATCGTGGCGGCCGAGGACAACCGGTTCTACGAGCACCAAGGCGTGGACGCCCGAGGCATCGTCCGCGCGTTCGTGCGGAACCAGAGCAACGGGCAGGTCACCCAGGGCGCGTCCACGCTGACCCAGCAGTACGTGCGATCGATCCTGAAGTACGGCGCGACGAACGACGAAGAGCTCCGGCTGGCCACCGAAGACACCGCCGGGCGAAAGCTCCGCGAGATGCGGTACGCGATCGCGCTGGAGAAGGAGCTCACCAAGGACCAGATCCTGGAGAACTACCTCAACATCACGTTCTTCGGTAACCAGGGCTACGGCATCTACGCCGCGTCATACGTGTACTTCAGCAAGCCGCCGTCCCAGCTCACGCTGCCCGAGGCCGCGATGATCGCCGGGATGGCGCAGAACCCGACCCAGTACAACCCGGTCGACAACGAGCAGTTCGGCAAGAAGCCGGCGCTCGACCGCCGGGAGTACGTGCTGAACCAGATGGTGAAGCTGAAGTACATCACCCAGGCCGAGGCCGACGCGGCGAAGAAGACCGACCTCGGGCTGAAGCCGAAGTCCGCGCCCCAGTCCTGCGAGAACGGCAACACCGCCTACGGCTTCTTCTGCGGCTGGTTCCTCGACTGGTGGAAGTCGAACCCGGCGTTCGGCAAGACCCGCACCGAGCGTGAGGACAACCTCCGCAAGGGCGGCTACAAGATCGTCTCGTCGCTCGACGTCCGGATGCAGAAGGCGGCGCAGCAGGAGATCGACGAGCGCCTCGACGCGGGCAGCCGCTTCGCGACCGGCATCGTGATGGTCGAACCCGGCACCGGCCGGGTGAAGGCGATGGCGATCAACCGGAAGTACGGCATCAAGAAGAACCCGGGCGGGAAGACCTACCCGTACACGGTGAACCCGCTGCTGTCCGGTTCGTCGATCTCGCCGGGATACCAGGCCGGTTCGACGTTCAAAATGTTCACCGCGATCGCGGCGCTGGAGAAGGGCATCCCGCTCAGCAACACGATCTACGCGCAGGACCGGTACGTCTCGCAGTACTTCGGCCCCTGCAAGACCGGCGGCAATCGGTACTGTCCGAAGAACGCGTCGCCGACGATGAAGGGCCTGCAGACGATGTCGAGCGCCTTCGGCGAATCGGCGAACACGTACTTCCTCCCGCTGGAGGAGCAGGTCTCGGTCAAGGCCGCGGTCAGCGCCGCCGAGAAGGCGGGCGTCGAGTTCCGCGCGAGCGTCGACCTGGAGAACAAGGCGGACGCGCAGACCGACTCGACCGCCTGGGGATCGTTCACGCTCGGTACCGCGCAGGTCTCGCCGCTGGACATGGCGACCGCCTACGCGACGATCGCCGCGCGGGGCAAGTACTGCGCTCCGCTGCCGCTCAAGTCGATCGCGGACCAGGACGGCAAACAGCTGACCGAGCTGTCCACCCCGTCCTGCAAACAGACGATCCCGCAGCAGGTCGCGGACGCGGCCGCCGACATGGCGCGCTGCCCGGTCGGTGACAACTCGATGGTCGGCATCAGCTGCACCCACCCGGGCGGTGGCCGCACCGCGGCCAGCGTCGGCCGGGTGATCGACCGGCCGGTGGCCGGCAAGACCGGTACCACCGACGACAACAACGCGGCGTGGTTCGTCGGGTTCACGCCGAACCTCGCGGCGGCCGGCTTCCTCGCGAACCCGGACAAGTACCTCGACTCGGTGCCGAACACCCAAATCCCGATCGACGCCACCCGTCAAGCGATGAACACCGCACTCCAGAAGCTGCCGGTCAAGCAGTTCGTCGCGCCGACGAGCAAGCTGGCGTACGGCATCCGGGTGACGGTGCCGGACACCACCGGTGACTCGGTGGAGGCCGCGACGAACAAGCTCCGCGACGCGGGCTTCGAGGTGCGGTTGTCGCCGGTCCGGGAGAGCTCGGAGGTCGGTGAAGGGCGGGTGGCTCGCACCGATCCGTCCGGGGGCAGCGACAGCACGAAGGGCAGCGTCGTCACGATCGTGGTGAGTAACGGCGAGCCACCGGCGCCGCGGACACCGGAGCCCGGCGGGGACGCGGGTGACCAGATCCGAGATCAGATCTGTTCGGCCAACCCGGATCTGCCGATGTGTCAGACCGAAGGCGCTCAACCGAACTAG
- a CDS encoding TetR/AcrR family transcriptional regulator: MASKNPIPSVWARQPREADQPALSRVAIVREAIAMLDAEGIEALSMRKLGARLNTAATSLYRHVATKEELMELAVDEVFAEITVPPAGSTDWRAAVTEAAGSFRATALRHPWLASVLGQAGLAYLGPNLMSFSDRLAALFATAGFAEPSRGIDTVLAYVIGMSTTEAAWLTTVARSGETEPEFIARLMPAARQAAIGHEHVSADYGDSDFPDPVAIRDTKFAYGLDVVLDGLALRLST; this comes from the coding sequence ATGGCGTCCAAGAACCCGATCCCGTCCGTCTGGGCTCGTCAGCCGCGCGAGGCGGATCAGCCCGCGCTCAGCCGCGTCGCGATCGTCCGGGAAGCAATCGCGATGCTGGACGCCGAAGGCATCGAGGCGCTCAGCATGCGAAAGCTCGGCGCTCGCCTGAACACCGCCGCCACGTCGCTCTACCGGCACGTCGCGACCAAAGAGGAGCTGATGGAGCTCGCGGTCGACGAGGTCTTCGCCGAGATCACCGTGCCGCCGGCGGGCAGCACCGACTGGCGCGCCGCCGTCACCGAAGCCGCCGGATCATTCCGCGCGACGGCGCTGCGCCACCCGTGGCTCGCCTCGGTGCTGGGCCAGGCCGGTCTCGCCTACCTCGGGCCCAACTTGATGTCGTTCTCCGACCGGTTGGCCGCGCTGTTCGCGACGGCAGGATTTGCCGAGCCGAGCCGGGGAATCGACACCGTCCTGGCCTACGTCATCGGGATGAGCACGACGGAGGCGGCCTGGCTCACCACGGTCGCCCGCTCCGGGGAGACCGAGCCCGAGTTCATCGCCCGGCTCATGCCCGCCGCCCGGCAAGCCGCGATCGGCCACGAACACGTGTCCGCCGACTACGGCGACTCTGACTTCCCCGATCCGGTGGCGATCCGCGACACCAAGTTCGCCTACGGCCTGGACGTCGTGCTCGACGGGCTCGCACTGCGGCTGTCGACCTGA
- a CDS encoding tyrosine-type recombinase/integrase: MGSPAIGKTRKSRRTLALPQRCVDALERQKVQQDADREAAGADWVENSLVFASKVGTPLDPSHVRRDFRNAIKDAPGVTAAEWTPRELRHSFVSLLSDRGGLTLVCRQQIRPVVQGGAVAMDRIFKQDDPGEPEGDPAA; encoded by the coding sequence ATCGGAAGTCCCGCGATCGGGAAGACGCGGAAGTCTCGCCGGACGCTCGCTCTCCCGCAGCGCTGCGTTGACGCCCTGGAGCGCCAGAAGGTCCAGCAGGACGCCGACCGCGAGGCAGCCGGCGCGGACTGGGTAGAGAACAGCCTGGTCTTCGCCTCGAAAGTCGGCACGCCGCTCGATCCCTCGCACGTCCGGCGCGACTTCCGGAATGCGATCAAGGACGCGCCGGGAGTCACCGCGGCGGAGTGGACGCCGCGCGAGCTACGGCACAGCTTCGTGTCCCTGCTCTCGGACCGCGGCGGGTTGACCCTGGTCTGCCGACAGCAGATCCGGCCGGTCGTCCAAGGCGGCGCGGTAGCTATGGACCGCATCTTCAAGCAGGACGACCCGGGGGAGCCGGAGGGAGATCCTGCCGCTTAG
- a CDS encoding GatB/YqeY domain-containing protein has protein sequence MSTAAGGLKTRLSTDLTTAMKQRDELVTSTLRMALTAIRNEEVAGKAARELSDDEVLRVLTREAKKRVEAAEAFASGGRADRADRERAEGEVLSRYLPAQLSDEELTAVVASALAETGVSDVKQMGKAMKAVQAAVAGRAQGGRVAAEVKRQLSA, from the coding sequence ATGAGCACTGCTGCGGGCGGCCTGAAGACCCGCCTCTCGACCGACCTCACGACCGCGATGAAACAACGGGACGAACTGGTCACATCGACGTTGCGGATGGCGCTGACCGCGATCCGGAACGAGGAGGTGGCCGGCAAGGCCGCTCGTGAGCTCTCTGACGACGAAGTCTTGCGGGTGCTTACCCGAGAGGCCAAGAAGCGCGTTGAGGCCGCTGAGGCCTTTGCATCGGGCGGACGGGCCGATCGTGCCGACCGTGAGCGCGCCGAGGGCGAGGTGCTCTCCCGCTACCTGCCGGCACAGCTGAGCGACGAGGAGCTGACCGCCGTCGTGGCGTCGGCGCTCGCCGAGACCGGCGTCTCCGACGTCAAGCAGATGGGGAAGGCCATGAAGGCGGTCCAGGCCGCCGTCGCCGGCCGGGCGCAGGGCGGCCGGGTGGCCGCCGAGGTGAAGCGCCAGCTCTCCGCCTGA
- a CDS encoding metallophosphoesterase: MRWGTRLSLGVVGAGAATLLYASTYERLRWTLRRFDVPVLAQDAEPFRILHVSDLHMLPGQHSKQEWVRSLDALDPDFVALTGDNLSSPDAVPAVLDALGPLLGRPGAFVFGSNDYYGPIPKNPFKYFNKHHKRTHGPSLPWTDLRDALAEAGWADLTNAKASVVAGGRTIELGGVDDPHLKLDDYSAIAGPLDPTADLHLGLVHAPEPRVLDQFAADRYDLVLAGHTHGGQLRVPGYGALVTNCGIERDLARGAHRWNGDTWIHVSAGMGTSPYAPIRFACPPEVSLLTLVPRPEHGARDTRARDAAGVS; encoded by the coding sequence ATGAGGTGGGGTACCCGTCTGTCACTGGGTGTGGTCGGCGCAGGCGCGGCGACCCTGCTGTACGCATCGACCTACGAACGGCTGCGGTGGACGCTGCGCCGATTCGACGTGCCGGTACTGGCCCAGGACGCCGAGCCGTTCCGCATCCTGCACGTGTCCGATCTGCACATGCTGCCGGGCCAGCACAGCAAGCAGGAGTGGGTGCGCAGCCTGGACGCGCTCGACCCCGACTTCGTCGCGCTCACCGGTGACAACCTCTCGTCGCCGGACGCCGTCCCGGCCGTCCTCGACGCGCTCGGCCCCCTGCTCGGGCGCCCGGGGGCGTTCGTGTTCGGCTCGAACGACTACTACGGGCCGATCCCGAAGAACCCGTTCAAATACTTCAACAAGCACCACAAGCGGACGCACGGGCCCTCCCTGCCGTGGACCGACTTGCGGGACGCGCTGGCCGAGGCCGGCTGGGCGGACCTCACGAACGCCAAGGCCTCGGTGGTCGCCGGAGGCCGAACGATCGAGCTCGGCGGCGTCGACGACCCGCACCTAAAGCTCGACGACTACTCGGCGATCGCGGGCCCCCTCGACCCCACGGCCGACCTCCACCTCGGGCTGGTGCACGCGCCCGAGCCCCGGGTCCTCGACCAGTTCGCCGCCGACCGGTACGACCTGGTGCTCGCCGGTCACACGCACGGTGGCCAGCTGCGGGTGCCGGGTTACGGCGCGCTGGTGACCAACTGCGGCATCGAACGTGATCTCGCTCGCGGCGCGCACCGCTGGAACGGCGACACGTGGATCCACGTTTCCGCAGGTATGGGCACCTCTCCGTACGCTCCGATCCGGTTCGCGTGCCCGCCAGAGGTGAGCCTGCTCACGCTCGTGCCACGGCCTGAGCACGGGGCACGCGATACCCGTGCGCGTGACGCCGCCGGCGTCAGCTAG
- a CDS encoding helix-turn-helix domain-containing protein encodes MTENPRRGAPLDVIAASLRRERARARLSLSEVAKQAGIAKSTLSQLESGTGNPSVETLWALSVALDVPFSRLVEPAIPKVQVIRAGEGPTIYSEHAEYVATLLASCPPNARRDIYLISADPGRARESDPHLPGTVEHVVICTGRALVGLSNDPVELAPGDYVQYPGDVAHVFEALEAGTRAVLLSENV; translated from the coding sequence GTGACCGAGAACCCGCGGCGGGGCGCCCCGCTGGACGTCATCGCGGCCTCGCTACGGCGCGAGCGGGCGCGCGCCAGGCTCTCGCTGAGCGAGGTGGCGAAGCAGGCCGGCATCGCGAAGTCGACCCTGTCGCAACTGGAGTCCGGCACCGGAAACCCCAGCGTGGAGACATTGTGGGCGCTCAGCGTCGCCCTCGACGTGCCGTTCTCCCGGCTGGTGGAACCGGCGATTCCGAAGGTGCAGGTCATCCGGGCAGGGGAGGGGCCGACGATCTACTCCGAGCACGCGGAGTACGTGGCGACGCTGCTGGCGTCCTGTCCGCCGAACGCCCGCCGGGACATTTATCTCATCTCGGCTGACCCCGGGCGTGCCCGCGAGTCGGATCCGCACCTGCCGGGCACGGTGGAGCACGTGGTGATCTGCACGGGTCGTGCGCTGGTGGGGCTGAGCAACGATCCGGTCGAGCTGGCTCCGGGGGACTACGTGCAGTACCCCGGCGACGTCGCGCACGTGTTCGAGGCACTCGAGGCGGGGACCCGGGCAGTGCTCCTGTCCGAGAACGTATGA
- a CDS encoding sulfite exporter TauE/SafE family protein — MTFVLLLVAGFGAGLTGTIAGLASLVSYPALLAVGLPPLSANVTNTVALLFNSFGALLGSRPELEGHWRRALELAGVSTLGGAVGGALLLWTPSAAFEKIVPFLIASASVAILVRRPGEVRELEQRPGWPTLLAIFLIGIYGGYFGAAAGVLMLAVLLAIGTGTLARAGAYRNLVLGAANAIAAVGFVVFGPVVWSAALPLAVGFFVGGRLGPVVVRHSPADALRVVIALAGIGLAVYLGLDAYS; from the coding sequence ATGACGTTCGTCCTGCTCTTGGTCGCGGGTTTCGGAGCCGGTCTGACCGGCACGATCGCCGGGCTCGCGTCGCTGGTCAGCTACCCCGCGCTACTCGCGGTCGGTCTGCCGCCGTTGAGTGCGAACGTCACGAACACCGTCGCGCTGCTGTTCAACAGCTTCGGGGCGCTGCTGGGCTCGCGGCCGGAGCTGGAGGGGCACTGGCGGCGTGCGCTGGAGCTGGCGGGGGTCAGCACGCTGGGCGGTGCGGTCGGCGGTGCGTTGCTGCTCTGGACGCCCTCGGCAGCGTTCGAGAAGATCGTCCCGTTCCTGATCGCGTCGGCGTCGGTCGCGATCCTGGTCCGCCGTCCCGGCGAGGTGCGGGAGCTGGAGCAGCGGCCCGGTTGGCCGACGCTGCTGGCCATCTTCCTGATCGGCATCTACGGCGGGTACTTCGGTGCGGCGGCGGGTGTGTTGATGCTCGCGGTGCTGCTCGCGATCGGCACCGGCACGCTGGCGCGCGCCGGTGCCTACCGCAACCTCGTGCTCGGCGCGGCGAACGCCATCGCCGCGGTCGGGTTCGTCGTGTTCGGTCCGGTCGTGTGGTCAGCGGCTCTGCCGCTGGCCGTGGGGTTCTTCGTCGGCGGTCGGCTCGGCCCCGTCGTGGTGCGGCACTCTCCCGCGGACGCGTTGCGCGTGGTGATCGCGCTGGCCGGCATCGGGCTGGCCGTCTACCTGGGGCTGGACGCCTACTCGTAG
- a CDS encoding AzlC family ABC transporter permease — translation MRSLYRTLGPELTRSIVLVCLADALVGASYGAIAVSSGFPLWLPILLSVLVFAGAAQFLFLGLIAGGGNPLAAVAAGLLVNARHLPFGLAVAQVFDRRRPANHRPTVGGGAPPDSRESRNWLRQLLGSHLMTDETVAFALAQDDPDRRRAAYWASGVALFVSWNISVVLGGMAGSVIGDTDALGLDAAFPAVLLALVLPSLTDAATRWAALIGVVVALGTTPFLPAGAPVLLALVGVAVVAPFTVLRRQASAADARAAGGEGRSA, via the coding sequence ATGCGTTCGTTATACCGAACACTCGGCCCGGAGCTGACCCGAAGCATCGTCCTGGTCTGCCTCGCCGACGCGCTCGTCGGGGCGTCCTACGGTGCGATCGCGGTCAGCTCCGGATTCCCGCTGTGGCTTCCGATCCTGCTCTCCGTTCTCGTCTTCGCGGGCGCGGCGCAATTCCTGTTCCTCGGGTTGATCGCCGGCGGCGGCAACCCGTTGGCCGCTGTCGCGGCCGGTCTGCTGGTGAACGCCAGGCATCTCCCCTTCGGCCTCGCGGTCGCTCAGGTTTTTGATCGACGCCGTCCGGCGAACCACCGCCCGACGGTCGGTGGGGGTGCACCACCGGACAGCCGGGAGTCGCGCAACTGGCTCCGGCAGCTGCTCGGATCCCACCTGATGACCGACGAGACGGTGGCGTTCGCGCTGGCTCAGGACGATCCCGACCGCCGGCGTGCGGCGTACTGGGCGAGCGGCGTCGCGCTGTTCGTCAGCTGGAATATCTCGGTTGTGCTCGGCGGGATGGCGGGCAGCGTCATCGGGGATACCGACGCACTGGGGCTGGACGCCGCGTTCCCGGCCGTTCTGCTGGCGCTGGTGCTGCCGTCGCTGACCGATGCGGCGACCCGCTGGGCGGCCCTAATCGGGGTCGTCGTCGCGCTGGGCACCACGCCGTTTCTGCCGGCCGGGGCGCCGGTGCTGCTGGCGCTGGTCGGGGTGGCGGTCGTGGCGCCGTTCACGGTGCTGCGACGACAGGCGTCCGCGGCGGACGCTCGCGCGGCCGGCGGCGAGGGGAGGTCCGCATGA
- a CDS encoding AzlD domain-containing protein, whose product MNGSVLLVAGVVVLAVGTLGFRVAGPLLRERLTLSPRIESLMGQLAVVLLVALVATSATLEGNGFVGVARPAGVLVGGVLAWRKAPFVVVVVAAAATAAVLRLLGVP is encoded by the coding sequence ATGAACGGGTCGGTTCTGCTGGTGGCGGGCGTGGTCGTGCTCGCGGTAGGCACGCTCGGGTTCCGTGTGGCCGGGCCGCTGCTCCGGGAACGGCTGACGCTGTCGCCGCGCATCGAGTCGCTGATGGGGCAGCTCGCCGTCGTCCTGCTGGTCGCGTTGGTCGCGACGTCCGCAACGCTGGAGGGGAACGGGTTCGTCGGGGTCGCCCGCCCGGCCGGAGTGCTGGTCGGTGGCGTCCTGGCGTGGCGGAAGGCGCCGTTCGTCGTGGTGGTCGTGGCGGCTGCGGCCACCGCGGCCGTACTCCGCCTCCTCGGCGTCCCCTGA